One Phycisphaerales bacterium genomic window carries:
- the trxB gene encoding thioredoxin-disulfide reductase: MPDPIHKVVIIGSGPAGWTAAIYAARAALNPVVYIGTPRQDPGPVLPGGQLMLTTEVENYPGFPHGVMGPQLMDLFRAQAERLKTTIIEDDIKRCDFSTRPFTLYPESGPPVKAMSVIIATGAQANWLGLENEMRLALSGGGVSACAVCDGALPIFRNQELAVVGGGDTAMEEATYLTKFASTVHIIHRRDSFRASKIMQQRLLSRPNVKVHWNKQVADVLGGEKIEGVLLQDTVTGEKTQLTVKGLFIAIGHTPATRFLKDTGLEFTDKGYIDLKHRGSHTNIPGVFAAGDVADAEYRQAITAAGMGCQAALDAERWLAAQGVD, translated from the coding sequence ATGCCCGATCCCATCCACAAGGTCGTCATCATCGGCTCCGGCCCCGCCGGCTGGACCGCCGCCATCTACGCCGCCCGAGCCGCGCTCAACCCCGTCGTCTACATCGGCACCCCCCGCCAGGACCCCGGCCCCGTCCTCCCCGGCGGCCAGCTCATGCTGACCACCGAGGTTGAGAACTACCCCGGTTTCCCCCACGGCGTGATGGGCCCGCAGCTGATGGACCTCTTCCGCGCCCAGGCCGAGCGGCTCAAGACGACCATCATCGAAGACGACATCAAGCGCTGCGACTTCTCCACACGCCCATTCACGCTCTACCCCGAGAGCGGCCCGCCGGTGAAGGCCATGTCCGTGATCATCGCGACCGGCGCCCAGGCCAACTGGCTGGGCCTGGAGAACGAGATGCGGCTGGCCCTCAGCGGCGGCGGCGTGTCCGCGTGCGCTGTCTGCGACGGCGCGCTCCCCATCTTCCGCAACCAGGAGCTCGCGGTGGTGGGGGGCGGCGACACCGCCATGGAAGAGGCAACCTATCTCACCAAGTTCGCCAGCACCGTGCACATCATCCACCGGCGCGACAGCTTCCGCGCCAGCAAGATCATGCAGCAGCGGCTGCTCAGCCGCCCCAACGTCAAGGTCCACTGGAACAAGCAGGTGGCCGACGTCCTGGGCGGCGAAAAGATCGAGGGTGTGCTCCTCCAGGACACCGTCACCGGCGAGAAGACGCAGCTCACGGTGAAGGGTCTCTTCATCGCGATCGGCCACACGCCCGCGACCAGGTTCCTCAAGGACACCGGGCTCGAGTTCACCGACAAGGGCTACATCGACCTCAAGCATCGCGGTAGCCACACCAACATCCCCGGCGTCTTCGCCGCCGGCGACGTCGCCGACGCCGAGTACCGTCAGGCGATCACCGCCGCGGGCATGGGCTGCCAGGCCGCCCTCGACGCCGAGCGCTGGCTCGCCGCGCAGGGCGTTGACTAG